In Rhizobium jaguaris, a single window of DNA contains:
- a CDS encoding xanthine dehydrogenase family protein molybdopterin-binding subunit: protein MKVASVAISPVLGGRVKTVHEKAALAVKGVRQVVNIDEAVAIVADHTGAAKKGLEAAAVTWDDGPNGMVSNSDIIKQLEEESKKPGAIARSDGDAERALAESAQRVDAIYQVPFLAHAAMEPMNCTVHLQKDCCDIWVGTQAPTITQSQVADLTSLPKDAIKIHNHLIGGGFGRRLEPDGTILAVKIAKHVDGPVKVIWSREEDIQHDMYRPYYLDRLSAGLDVTGKPVAWTHRIAGSSVMARYYPPYVKDGLDPDAVEAAAKPPYELPNIHVDFVQVEPPGVRTSWWRGVGPTHNVFVVESFMDELARAANQDPVAYRKGLLGHNPRALAVLSLAAEKAGWGSPLPARHGRGISVQFAYGSYASQVAEVEVGTDGSVKIKRIVCAIDCGLYVNPDTIEAQVQGGTLFGLTAVLHGSITFKDGRVEQSNFDNYLPMRIDEVPVVETYLIKNAEAPGGIGEASTATVSAAVTNAIFAATNKRVRSLPIDTNSLKSSS, encoded by the coding sequence ATGAAGGTTGCGTCCGTTGCTATTTCACCTGTGCTCGGCGGCAGAGTGAAGACGGTGCACGAGAAGGCGGCGTTGGCGGTTAAGGGCGTCCGGCAGGTGGTCAATATCGATGAAGCAGTTGCCATAGTGGCCGATCACACGGGTGCCGCAAAGAAGGGGCTCGAGGCCGCCGCCGTCACGTGGGATGACGGGCCGAACGGCATGGTCAGCAATTCCGATATCATCAAGCAATTGGAGGAGGAATCCAAAAAGCCTGGCGCGATCGCGCGTAGCGACGGCGATGCAGAGAGGGCTCTTGCTGAGTCGGCGCAGCGGGTTGACGCTATCTATCAGGTGCCTTTCCTGGCCCATGCGGCGATGGAGCCGATGAATTGCACCGTTCATCTGCAGAAGGATTGTTGTGACATCTGGGTCGGGACCCAGGCGCCGACGATCACGCAGTCCCAGGTGGCCGACCTCACCAGCCTGCCAAAGGATGCGATCAAAATTCACAATCATCTGATTGGCGGTGGCTTCGGCCGAAGGCTGGAGCCGGATGGGACGATCCTCGCCGTCAAGATAGCAAAGCACGTCGATGGTCCGGTGAAGGTGATCTGGAGCCGCGAGGAGGACATCCAGCACGATATGTATCGGCCGTACTATCTCGATCGGCTGTCGGCCGGACTTGATGTGACCGGCAAGCCGGTTGCGTGGACGCATCGGATCGCCGGCTCCTCCGTCATGGCTCGCTATTATCCCCCTTACGTCAAGGACGGATTGGACCCTGATGCGGTGGAAGCGGCGGCCAAGCCGCCCTATGAATTGCCCAATATCCACGTCGACTTTGTCCAGGTCGAGCCCCCTGGTGTCCGGACATCCTGGTGGCGCGGCGTCGGACCGACGCACAATGTTTTCGTGGTCGAAAGCTTCATGGATGAGCTTGCGCGCGCCGCGAACCAGGATCCCGTCGCTTATCGCAAGGGATTGCTCGGTCACAATCCGCGAGCGCTTGCCGTTCTGTCCCTTGCCGCGGAAAAAGCAGGGTGGGGATCACCACTCCCTGCACGGCATGGCCGCGGGATTTCGGTACAATTCGCATACGGAAGCTACGCCTCGCAGGTCGCCGAGGTCGAAGTGGGGACCGATGGCTCAGTCAAAATCAAGCGTATCGTCTGCGCGATCGACTGCGGCCTGTACGTCAATCCCGACACGATCGAGGCACAGGTTCAAGGTGGAACGCTTTTCGGACTGACCGCGGTGCTCCATGGCTCGATCACCTTCAAGGATGGACGGGTCGAGCAGAGCAATTTCGACAACTATCTGCCGATGCGTATCGATGAGGTGCCGGTGGTGGAGACGTACTTGATTAAGAACGCGGAGGCTCCGGGTGGCATTGGCGAAGCTTCAACAGCTACTGTGAGTGCCGCGGTGACCAATGCGATCTTCGCGGCGACAAACAAGCGTGTGCGCAGTCTGCCGATCGATACAAATTCGCTGAAGTCGTCGTCTTAA
- a CDS encoding LysR family transcriptional regulator has protein sequence MTTLDVDAVKAFVAIADLRSFTRAAETLGTTQGAISVKLKRLEDQLGQKLVERTPRQVRLSAQGAVFIESARDFLAAHDRAVAGLTSTRRRFGLGIASHVGGPELPTLLARLHAHDPSLTIEVRLDDSRDLLNAFDRGEIDAAIIRREDDRRDGEVLAPEHFGWFATPDFEFRAGEPLRLAASSATCAIRNLTNRALDEAGIPWTEVFLGCGNFAVAEAVSAGLATSVFSCRLAPPGTVEVSRRFGLPAVPSSEIVLLSTLSDAKSRAALRTLAAAFREHRPPVAAGAAPRPEPARRRGVRPLSSVS, from the coding sequence ATGACCACGCTGGACGTCGACGCCGTCAAGGCCTTCGTGGCGATCGCCGATTTGCGGAGCTTTACGCGAGCTGCTGAAACGCTGGGCACGACGCAAGGCGCGATCAGCGTCAAGCTGAAGAGGCTGGAAGATCAGCTCGGGCAAAAGCTGGTCGAGCGGACGCCGCGCCAAGTGCGTCTCTCGGCGCAGGGCGCGGTCTTCATCGAGTCAGCCCGTGACTTCCTCGCAGCCCATGACCGAGCCGTGGCGGGGCTGACGTCAACGCGGCGCCGGTTCGGCCTCGGCATCGCAAGCCATGTCGGCGGACCGGAGCTCCCGACGCTGCTGGCTCGCCTGCACGCCCACGACCCTTCTCTCACCATTGAAGTCCGGCTCGACGACTCCCGCGACTTGCTCAACGCGTTCGACCGTGGCGAGATCGATGCGGCGATCATCCGTCGCGAAGACGACCGACGGGACGGCGAAGTCCTCGCGCCGGAGCATTTCGGCTGGTTCGCAACTCCTGATTTCGAGTTTCGCGCCGGCGAGCCGCTGCGGCTCGCGGCCTCCTCGGCGACCTGTGCCATTCGCAATCTCACGAACCGGGCGCTGGATGAGGCTGGAATTCCCTGGACGGAAGTCTTCCTCGGCTGCGGGAACTTCGCTGTTGCGGAAGCGGTCTCCGCCGGCCTGGCCACCTCGGTTTTCTCCTGCCGGCTGGCGCCGCCTGGTACGGTGGAAGTCAGCCGGCGGTTCGGATTGCCTGCGGTTCCCTCATCGGAGATCGTTCTGCTCTCGACGCTTTCGGACGCAAAGTCTCGCGCGGCGCTCCGAACACTTGCAGCAGCCTTCCGCGAACATCGTCCGCCCGTGGCCGCAGGCGCCGCTCCGAGACCTGAGCCCGCGCGCCGTCGTGGCGTCCGCCCGCTGAGCAGCGTCTCGTGA
- a CDS encoding LysR family transcriptional regulator, with product MEWDDLRVVLAVSREGTLSGAARRLGVTHSTVFRRLGAVEEQIGVRLFDRFRDGYVPTPAGETAAETAARLEDEVLSLERRLSGQDLRPSGVVRITTTDTLGTILMRHLPAMRAVHPEIQVEVAVSNTMANLTRREAEIAIRPTPEPPEILVGRRVADIAHAIYGSRAYLSRNEEKDLLAHEWIGLDDALASTVIGRWIYENLRAARITCRVDALPALRDATLAGLGLALLPCYLGDPTPGLRRLAPKALTEPRSTLWLLTHNDLRRTARIRATLDFLAKAFASDRALFEGKQIKPSLPRARR from the coding sequence ATGGAATGGGACGATCTCCGTGTTGTTCTCGCGGTCTCACGCGAAGGCACCCTTTCGGGCGCCGCACGACGGCTCGGCGTAACTCACTCGACCGTGTTCCGTAGGTTGGGTGCAGTCGAGGAACAGATCGGGGTTCGGCTGTTCGATCGTTTCCGTGACGGCTATGTGCCGACGCCTGCTGGCGAGACAGCGGCCGAGACAGCGGCCCGTCTTGAAGACGAGGTGCTCAGCCTAGAACGGAGGCTTTCCGGCCAGGACCTGAGGCCTTCGGGCGTCGTTCGGATCACCACGACGGATACACTTGGCACGATTCTAATGCGGCACCTGCCGGCGATGCGGGCGGTCCATCCGGAAATTCAAGTCGAAGTCGCCGTTTCGAATACGATGGCAAACCTCACGCGCCGGGAAGCGGAAATCGCAATCCGGCCCACCCCGGAGCCGCCCGAGATCTTGGTGGGGCGGCGCGTCGCGGACATCGCGCACGCGATTTATGGGTCGCGGGCCTATCTGTCCCGGAACGAAGAAAAAGACCTATTGGCTCACGAGTGGATCGGGCTCGACGATGCCCTGGCGAGCACAGTGATCGGCCGTTGGATTTACGAGAACCTGCGCGCGGCGCGCATCACCTGCCGCGTCGACGCGCTGCCCGCGTTGCGCGACGCGACGCTCGCCGGCCTGGGCCTCGCCTTGCTCCCCTGTTACCTAGGCGACCCCACGCCCGGGCTTCGGCGTCTCGCGCCGAAAGCGCTGACGGAGCCGCGGTCGACGCTCTGGCTGCTCACCCATAACGACCTACGGCGCACCGCCCGCATCCGCGCGACGCTCGACTTCCTGGCGAAGGCGTTCGCCTCGGACCGGGCACTGTTCGAGGGAAAGCAAATTAAGCCCTCGCTCCCACGCGCCCGGCGCTAG
- a CDS encoding ABC transporter ATP-binding protein/permease: MAIETKSTPGTQGDDRAGYDLSLFYRLMMMLAAFWSSSRRLKLICLAVSLLTIIFVTAYVQVLLNDWNAPFYDSLARRELTDFFRQLGVFGMIAGALLILNVVQAWLNQMTALLMREGLARDLVDQWLKGKRALKLSAWGVIGVNPDQRLHEDARNLAESTTNLAIGLVQSTILLFSFVGVLWELSAGFVFRFYGSAFSIPGYMVWAAILYAASASVLSQLVGRRLVRLNADRYSQEAELRFALMHASENMPAITIAGGEENERRRIHTDITAVLAVLRELAVANTNLTWVSASYGWTVLVVPILVAAPAYFTDNLSFGQLMMVVGAFNQVNTALHWYVANFGPIAEWRATLMRVTDFRQALLDMDSDKSMPNTIVLKHASRDALTLKEIKIFTRTTDGIVENGFGIGEGTVKISAGERIMINGDHRVNRKLLFQALAGLWRCGKGQIDLPPPEEMVFIPQAAYVPGGTLREALAFPEDRSAYADDTLQAAMVKVGLGRLNGKLGTRARWDRLLDADEQKAVAFAHALLARPRWLILDETLEGLEPGVQQRLVEVLACLQDTTMIYIGGSQAYLAALSPRVLHLQALVPAMGTGSCGRPPVRRAPAAVPLRASFAKLPAQAATS; the protein is encoded by the coding sequence ATGGCGATTGAGACCAAAAGCACGCCAGGCACTCAGGGCGACGATCGAGCGGGTTACGATCTCTCGCTCTTTTATCGTCTCATGATGATGTTAGCCGCCTTCTGGAGTTCGAGTCGCCGCCTGAAACTCATCTGCCTCGCCGTCAGCCTCTTGACGATAATTTTCGTCACGGCGTACGTTCAAGTACTGCTCAATGATTGGAACGCTCCTTTCTACGACTCCCTGGCCCGCCGCGAGCTGACGGACTTCTTCCGTCAGCTCGGGGTTTTCGGGATGATCGCCGGAGCGCTACTGATCCTCAATGTCGTGCAGGCCTGGCTCAACCAGATGACCGCGCTCCTCATGCGCGAGGGCCTGGCGCGCGATCTCGTGGACCAGTGGCTGAAGGGCAAGCGCGCGCTAAAGCTTTCCGCGTGGGGCGTGATTGGCGTCAATCCCGACCAGCGGCTGCACGAAGATGCGCGAAACCTTGCCGAAAGTACGACAAATCTGGCGATAGGGCTGGTACAATCTACGATCCTTCTTTTCAGCTTTGTCGGTGTACTGTGGGAACTGTCGGCGGGCTTCGTGTTCCGATTCTATGGCAGCGCCTTTTCGATTCCTGGCTACATGGTCTGGGCCGCGATCCTCTATGCCGCCTCTGCCTCGGTTCTCAGCCAACTCGTCGGACGCAGGCTGGTACGGCTCAATGCCGACCGCTATTCCCAAGAAGCCGAGCTTCGCTTCGCACTGATGCATGCAAGCGAGAACATGCCGGCGATCACGATTGCCGGCGGCGAGGAGAACGAACGCCGGCGCATCCACACCGACATAACGGCAGTCCTTGCCGTCCTTCGCGAGCTGGCGGTCGCCAACACCAATCTTACCTGGGTATCTGCAAGCTACGGCTGGACGGTGCTCGTCGTACCGATCCTCGTGGCAGCACCCGCCTATTTCACCGACAATCTCTCCTTCGGTCAGCTCATGATGGTGGTCGGCGCGTTCAACCAGGTCAACACCGCGCTGCACTGGTATGTCGCCAATTTCGGGCCGATCGCCGAATGGCGCGCAACGTTGATGCGCGTCACCGATTTCCGCCAGGCGCTCCTTGATATGGACAGCGACAAGTCCATGCCGAACACGATCGTTCTAAAGCATGCATCACGCGATGCCCTGACGCTGAAGGAGATCAAAATCTTCACCCGGACGACCGACGGCATCGTCGAAAACGGCTTCGGGATCGGCGAGGGTACGGTCAAGATCTCTGCCGGCGAGCGGATCATGATCAACGGCGACCACAGAGTGAACCGCAAGCTTCTGTTCCAGGCCCTCGCGGGTCTGTGGCGCTGCGGCAAAGGCCAGATCGACCTTCCGCCGCCGGAGGAAATGGTGTTCATCCCGCAAGCCGCCTACGTGCCGGGCGGCACGCTCCGCGAAGCACTGGCTTTCCCCGAGGATCGCAGCGCCTATGCTGATGATACTCTTCAAGCTGCGATGGTGAAAGTAGGTCTCGGCCGCCTGAATGGCAAGCTCGGCACTCGCGCCCGCTGGGACCGCCTGCTCGATGCGGATGAGCAGAAGGCAGTCGCCTTCGCACATGCGCTGCTCGCCCGGCCGAGGTGGCTGATACTAGACGAAACGCTGGAAGGGCTGGAACCAGGTGTCCAGCAGCGTCTGGTAGAAGTGCTGGCCTGCCTGCAAGACACGACGATGATCTATATCGGCGGGTCCCAAGCCTATCTCGCCGCCCTATCGCCACGGGTCCTGCATCTGCAGGCACTGGTGCCGGCAATGGGAACCGGGTCGTGCGGACGGCCACCGGTACGCCGCGCTCCGGCCGCCGTGCCGCTGCGGGCCAGTTTCGCGAAACTGCCGGCGCAGGCCGCAACCAGCTAG
- a CDS encoding lipocalin-like domain-containing protein — MNVSICSILALGLLVGSAAGGHTQGFAGLGSTAQGFAVPKPGMHFHFPADHAPHPDFRIEWWYVTANLKGTDGLDYGAQWTLFRSAAAPGEKAGWSSPQVWMGNAAVTTPDRQFSAERTARGGIGQAGVTITPFDAWIDEWALKATSVAVGSDELSKLTMSATGTDFGYQLNLEAKGPVVPQGDNGYSVKSAEGQASYYYSQPFYSISGTLRLAGKSVEVTGKAWLDREWSSQPLAVDQKGWDWFSLHFDDGSKMMGFRLRDTSGGGFTSGTWISPDGKPTDIASNELKVTPLKNALAAGRDVPVEWRLELPEKNLDFTVSALNNDSWVRSQFPYWEGPIRISGNRSGVGYLEMTGY, encoded by the coding sequence ATGAACGTTAGCATCTGCTCGATCCTCGCTCTTGGTCTTCTGGTCGGTTCGGCCGCAGGTGGCCATACGCAGGGCTTCGCAGGCCTCGGATCGACGGCACAGGGCTTTGCGGTCCCGAAGCCGGGAATGCATTTCCATTTCCCCGCCGACCATGCTCCGCATCCGGATTTCAGGATCGAATGGTGGTATGTGACTGCCAATCTAAAGGGTACCGATGGCCTCGACTATGGTGCACAGTGGACGCTGTTCCGCTCCGCGGCTGCTCCCGGTGAAAAAGCGGGATGGTCCAGCCCTCAAGTGTGGATGGGAAATGCGGCCGTAACCACCCCCGACAGGCAGTTTTCGGCAGAACGCACCGCGCGCGGCGGCATAGGGCAAGCGGGCGTCACCATAACGCCGTTCGATGCCTGGATCGATGAATGGGCGCTCAAGGCGACAAGCGTTGCTGTCGGCAGCGACGAGCTTTCCAAGCTGACGATGTCGGCGACGGGAACCGATTTCGGATATCAGCTTAACCTTGAGGCCAAGGGTCCGGTGGTGCCGCAAGGCGACAACGGGTATTCGGTCAAATCCGCAGAGGGCCAGGCGAGCTACTATTACTCCCAACCGTTTTACTCGATTTCGGGAACGCTTCGACTGGCTGGCAAAAGTGTCGAAGTCACCGGTAAGGCTTGGCTTGACCGTGAGTGGTCCAGCCAGCCGTTGGCGGTCGATCAGAAAGGATGGGACTGGTTTTCGCTGCATTTCGATGACGGCTCGAAAATGATGGGGTTTCGACTTCGGGATACCTCTGGAGGGGGCTTCACGTCCGGGACATGGATTTCGCCTGACGGCAAGCCAACGGATATCGCTTCGAACGAACTCAAGGTTACGCCTCTCAAGAACGCTTTGGCGGCGGGCAGAGACGTTCCAGTGGAATGGCGGCTGGAGCTTCCGGAGAAAAACCTGGATTTCACCGTTTCGGCGTTGAACAACGATTCCTGGGTTAGAAGTCAGTTTCCGTATTGGGAAGGGCCGATCAGGATTTCCGGAAATCGCTCAGGCGTTGGGTATTTGGAGATGACCGGATATTAA
- a CDS encoding ABC transporter ATP-binding protein yields the protein MVLSLKKVSKHFDTAEGRLDILVDVDLDLAAGESLALTGESGSGKSTLLHLAAGLDKPDSGSVDVAGHVLSDLDDKGRAAVRRGIVGIVFQQFNLIPSLDVAANLAFHARLAGRTDASWESRLADRLGLTGLMKRYPEQLSGGQQQRVAIGRTLAMRPSLILADEPTGNLDEANGDAVMSLMLELIAETNSALLLVTHSMRLAARLGRQLTLTSGRFAS from the coding sequence ATGGTCTTGTCGCTGAAGAAAGTAAGCAAACATTTCGATACGGCCGAGGGCAGGCTCGATATCCTTGTTGACGTCGATCTCGATCTGGCTGCGGGTGAAAGTCTCGCTCTGACCGGTGAGTCCGGAAGCGGAAAAAGCACTCTGCTTCATCTGGCTGCGGGTTTGGATAAACCTGACAGCGGCAGTGTCGATGTTGCGGGACACGTCTTGTCCGATCTGGACGATAAGGGGAGGGCTGCTGTTAGGCGCGGTATCGTTGGGATCGTCTTCCAACAGTTTAATTTGATCCCATCGCTGGACGTCGCTGCCAACTTGGCCTTCCACGCACGCCTGGCAGGTCGCACCGACGCGTCCTGGGAAAGCCGACTGGCGGACAGGCTTGGCCTTACGGGGCTGATGAAGCGATATCCCGAGCAGCTCTCCGGCGGACAACAGCAGCGTGTCGCCATCGGGCGAACCCTTGCCATGCGTCCGTCTCTTATTCTGGCGGACGAGCCAACGGGAAACCTTGACGAGGCGAACGGCGACGCCGTGATGAGCCTGATGCTGGAGCTCATTGCAGAAACAAATTCCGCGCTACTGCTGGTGACCCATTCGATGAGGCTGGCAGCTCGGCTCGGTAGACAGCTCACACTAACGAGCGGGCGGTTTGCATCGTGA
- a CDS encoding DUF6088 family protein: protein MKRARAIGRGGVFTPSDFLDMAARAAVDQALSRLVKNGKLRRLARGLYDFPKAHPKLGLLSPTPDDVAQALARETGSQVQISGARAANALGLTTQVPARSTYLTDGPSRRVVLGKRVVDLRHASPKHLIAPGSAVGTVVQALRHVGPVRAADVAQVAARRLSANDKKTLASTAVQAPAWMRPTLVSIANAAVADIDG from the coding sequence ATGAAGCGCGCCCGCGCTATCGGGCGCGGCGGCGTTTTCACGCCCAGCGATTTCTTGGACATGGCGGCCCGAGCGGCCGTCGATCAGGCGCTTTCCAGACTGGTCAAGAACGGCAAGCTGCGCCGCCTTGCCCGCGGCCTTTACGACTTCCCCAAGGCTCATCCGAAGCTCGGCCTGCTTTCGCCGACGCCAGACGATGTCGCGCAGGCATTGGCACGTGAGACCGGGTCGCAGGTGCAGATCTCAGGCGCTCGCGCCGCAAACGCCCTCGGCCTCACAACTCAGGTGCCGGCAAGGAGCACTTATCTGACCGATGGTCCGTCGCGGCGCGTCGTGTTGGGAAAGCGCGTCGTCGATCTTCGCCACGCCTCGCCTAAGCACCTGATCGCCCCCGGAAGTGCAGTCGGTACGGTCGTGCAGGCTCTCCGTCACGTCGGCCCCGTGCGCGCGGCCGACGTTGCGCAGGTGGCCGCTCGTCGGCTTTCGGCCAACGACAAGAAGACCTTGGCCTCGACCGCCGTTCAGGCGCCGGCCTGGATGCGGCCGACGCTCGTCTCGATCGCCAACGCAGCGGTAGCCGATATCGATGGATAA
- a CDS encoding LysR family transcriptional regulator, which translates to MELRAFRYLKAVVETGSFAAAAARPGMNSSNLTRQISSLEDELGLSLLERSRAGIRLTSAGAAVMVEVRRMLSFLRGIWRLSRSCDCASDPRTDLRGPATRPPSCHARDHLLARQTGPREPKSNHRAEDVHTGTAVTGTKFELRWSRLHGP; encoded by the coding sequence ATGGAGCTGCGGGCATTCCGCTATTTGAAGGCCGTTGTCGAGACGGGAAGCTTCGCCGCCGCGGCAGCTCGACCAGGGATGAACAGCTCCAACCTCACGCGCCAGATATCGTCTCTAGAGGACGAGCTCGGGCTGTCACTGCTCGAGCGCAGCCGCGCGGGCATCCGGCTTACATCAGCCGGCGCCGCTGTAATGGTCGAGGTTCGGCGGATGCTCAGCTTTCTTCGCGGCATATGGCGTCTATCCAGATCTTGCGATTGCGCCTCTGATCCGAGAACGGATCTTCGCGGCCCTGCCACAAGACCACCGTCTTGCCACGCAAGAGACCATCTGTTGGCTCGACAAACAGGCCCGAGAGAGCCAAAATCGAACCACCGCGCGGAAGACGTCCATACCGGTACAGCGGTGACGGGGACTAAATTCGAACTTCGATGGAGTCGCTTACATGGTCCCTAA
- a CDS encoding MFS transporter: MPNAFSRRGAVILSAVCLACLMFGLEISSIPTILPTQEEVLHADFKQLQWVMNAYTIAVTTVLMAVGALADRYGRKRIFLIAIAAFCITSLICGLAPNVQTLIVARFLQGMSGGALLICQIAVLSYEFQGGRERAIAWGWWGVIFGIGLGFGPIIGGGIVAVSSWRWVFLIHVALAVLAFLLSVTGVHESKDPQASRLDTAGILTLSVAVFCLAFYITQGPDLGFGSTTGLAILGISVAGFIGFVIAEKVNPRPMFDFSVFGIRPFSGAIVGSSAMNTSFWPFMIYLPIWMQVGLGYDSVSAGFSLLAYTVPTLIMPPFAERLSLRYQPNLVIPAGLFTIGVGFFLMKFGSAAAHPSWLTMLPGCLLAGIGLGIANTPVTNTTTGSVSSDRAGMASGIDMSARMVSLAVNIAVMGFILATGVAAHLKEALPDLKATQLRPLAERIAAGDSVSVPGLTPPIVHQALANGFGWVMLYGAIGVWIMSVISFLIFNAGAARRAQIQPSE, from the coding sequence ATGCCCAATGCTTTTTCTCGCCGGGGCGCCGTCATTCTCTCCGCTGTCTGCCTCGCGTGCCTGATGTTTGGGCTAGAAATCTCCAGCATTCCGACGATCCTGCCGACCCAGGAAGAGGTCCTGCACGCAGACTTCAAGCAGCTCCAGTGGGTGATGAACGCCTACACGATCGCGGTCACGACCGTGCTCATGGCGGTCGGCGCGTTGGCGGATCGCTACGGCCGAAAGCGCATCTTTCTGATTGCGATCGCCGCCTTCTGCATCACATCGCTGATCTGCGGCCTGGCTCCGAATGTCCAGACGCTCATCGTCGCGCGGTTTCTTCAGGGCATGAGCGGCGGCGCACTGCTGATCTGCCAGATCGCGGTGCTGTCCTATGAATTTCAGGGCGGTCGGGAGCGAGCGATCGCCTGGGGTTGGTGGGGCGTCATCTTTGGCATCGGCCTGGGCTTCGGGCCGATCATCGGCGGCGGGATCGTCGCTGTATCGAGCTGGAGGTGGGTGTTCCTCATCCACGTCGCGCTGGCTGTCCTCGCCTTCCTGCTTTCGGTAACCGGCGTGCATGAGTCGAAGGACCCGCAAGCTAGCCGCCTCGACACCGCCGGCATCCTGACGCTTTCAGTGGCTGTCTTCTGTCTCGCCTTCTACATCACACAGGGCCCGGATCTCGGCTTTGGCAGCACGACGGGCCTTGCGATCCTTGGCATCTCCGTCGCGGGCTTCATCGGGTTTGTCATTGCCGAGAAGGTCAATCCGCGGCCCATGTTCGACTTCTCAGTGTTCGGCATCCGCCCTTTTTCGGGCGCGATCGTCGGTTCGTCGGCGATGAACACCAGCTTTTGGCCGTTCATGATCTATCTGCCGATCTGGATGCAGGTCGGCCTGGGTTACGACAGCGTTTCGGCGGGCTTTTCTCTGCTCGCCTATACGGTTCCGACTTTGATCATGCCGCCGTTCGCCGAGCGCCTGTCGCTTCGCTATCAGCCCAATCTGGTCATTCCCGCCGGACTGTTCACGATCGGCGTCGGCTTCTTCCTGATGAAGTTCGGCAGCGCTGCAGCGCACCCGAGCTGGCTGACGATGCTGCCCGGATGCTTGCTCGCCGGCATCGGTCTCGGGATCGCGAACACGCCCGTCACCAACACGACGACAGGCTCGGTATCGAGCGACCGCGCAGGCATGGCCTCCGGGATCGACATGAGCGCGCGCATGGTCTCGCTTGCCGTTAACATTGCGGTCATGGGCTTCATCCTTGCGACCGGTGTGGCGGCACATCTCAAGGAAGCGCTGCCTGACCTGAAAGCGACCCAACTTCGTCCGCTCGCCGAGAGGATCGCCGCGGGCGACAGCGTGTCCGTCCCAGGGCTGACCCCTCCGATCGTGCATCAGGCGCTGGCGAACGGCTTCGGCTGGGTGATGCTCTACGGCGCGATCGGCGTCTGGATCATGTCCGTCATCAGCTTCCTCATTTTCAACGCCGGAGCGGCTCGGCGTGCCCAAATTCAGCCGTCGGAGTGA
- a CDS encoding nucleotidyl transferase AbiEii/AbiGii toxin family protein: MDKVARLPIDDRAALFGETGAGRGVADTIIEKDFWVCWSLKRLFDLPKGTTASLVFKGGTSLSKAFGAIRRFSEDIDLSFDRAELGYTGDRDPEKEGISRKQAARLIDDLVDDVERHIAEKLLPALRAAIVEQLGEPTNGEWSLEIDATDAQTVNFHYPTALPAAEYEGMAYITPRVKFELGARGDPWPTEEKVIRPYAADDYSDFFEAPDASVTVLSARRTFWEKATALHAEAHRPAESPTPQYFSRHYYDLAMLLDTDEGKAAATDVDLLAQVAKHKTTFFRSGWASYDTAKPGSLRLMPNEGRIKDLRADYRTMAPMMFDETPPSFGDILAKIAALQEAINR, translated from the coding sequence ATGGATAAGGTTGCCCGTCTCCCCATCGACGATCGCGCCGCCCTGTTCGGAGAGACGGGCGCCGGCCGGGGTGTCGCCGACACGATCATCGAAAAGGACTTCTGGGTCTGCTGGAGCCTGAAGCGTCTTTTCGATCTGCCGAAAGGGACCACGGCGAGCCTCGTCTTCAAAGGCGGCACGTCGCTCTCCAAAGCATTCGGCGCCATCCGACGCTTCTCCGAGGACATCGACCTTTCGTTCGACCGCGCCGAACTCGGATATACCGGCGATCGCGATCCCGAGAAGGAGGGGATAAGCAGGAAGCAGGCCGCACGGCTTATTGACGACCTGGTCGACGACGTTGAGCGCCACATCGCCGAGAAGCTTCTTCCGGCGCTCCGTGCTGCGATCGTCGAGCAGCTTGGAGAGCCGACCAACGGCGAATGGTCGCTCGAGATCGACGCCACCGACGCCCAGACAGTCAACTTCCATTATCCCACGGCGCTGCCCGCAGCCGAATATGAAGGCATGGCTTACATCACGCCGCGCGTGAAGTTCGAACTCGGCGCGCGCGGCGATCCCTGGCCAACCGAGGAGAAGGTCATCCGCCCCTATGCAGCTGACGACTATTCCGACTTCTTCGAGGCTCCTGACGCCAGCGTGACGGTCCTGTCAGCGCGGCGCACCTTCTGGGAGAAGGCGACCGCCCTTCATGCGGAAGCACATCGTCCGGCCGAGTCACCGACGCCGCAATATTTCTCGCGGCACTATTACGATCTCGCGATGCTGCTCGACACTGACGAAGGCAAAGCTGCAGCGACGGATGTCGATCTGCTAGCTCAGGTCGCCAAGCACAAGACGACGTTTTTTCGCTCCGGTTGGGCGAGCTATGACACCGCCAAGCCGGGCAGCCTGCGGCTGATGCCGAACGAAGGGCGGATCAAGGACTTGCGCGCGGATTATCGGACGATGGCACCGATGATGTTCGACGAGACCCCACCTTCGTTCGGCGACATACTTGCGAAGATTGCGGCACTTCAAGAAGCCATCAATAGATAG